The genomic region ACATTGTTTGTTGTTACAGATAGTGAGTTTGTGATAAACAATAAGTATAATGCCAATTGTGTCATTTGAGTCACAGTCAATGGCTTTCCTGATGTTTGGATTGATAAGGTATGCAATGATTTTGTGATTTTATCAACATCTGATTTGCGTAAATTTCCCTCCTGAGTTAAAAACAATCCCTTTGATGATATACAGTCATACGCCTTTAACATAGCAATAAGTGCCATGAAATGATTGTGAATATGTATATTTTTGCTCTCATTTTTAATGTGTATATAATCGGGGTTAACCATGATAATGCCTGAAAAATGTGAAGAAATACTATGAAAAATTTTGATGCAGTTATTAATAATTAATTCATTCAGTACGCTATTAGCTTTTATAATCCCAAGAGTGGTTATTGCATAGTTTACTGAAACAACACACCCTCGTTGAAGGCAAAGTTTTAAAAAACTTGATGCATTTTCACTCAGGTGGGGCTTTTTAGCAGTATATGATTTATTTGATGTGATGTGTTTGATTATTTCATTGAAATATTCATATAATGTATGGGTATTAATAAGGTTCAGCGTTTGTCGCAGTTCATTGTATAAACATATTTTATCTAATTTGTTAGATAGTAACTGTCGATTTTTCAGGATGTAGACAATGGATTTACTGGCCAATAACTGGGCACTTTTTTCAATCTGATGGATGGGAATATGCAGGTTGTGTTCAATATCCCTGAAATGCACATCATTTTTAACTAAAAGCTTGAGTATTGAGATTTCATCAGGATTGCATTGTGAAAGAATCAGTTCAATACCTACATGGCTTGACATGAGGGAAGCTATATCTTTAGATGTTGTTTTTTTAGGATCCTGGAAGCCAAGCATTTTAGCAAGAGTATAGCGCTCTTTTTTTTCTAATGAATCGATATGTTGTAATAATGTTCTCATTATTTAAAAAATAGTAGACACATTAA from Spirochaetota bacterium harbors:
- a CDS encoding helicase-associated domain-containing protein; the encoded protein is MRTLLQHIDSLEKKERYTLAKMLGFQDPKKTTSKDIASLMSSHVGIELILSQCNPDEISILKLLVKNDVHFRDIEHNLHIPIHQIEKSAQLLASKSIVYILKNRQLLSNKLDKICLYNELRQTLNLINTHTLYEYFNEIIKHITSNKSYTAKKPHLSENASSFLKLCLQRGCVVSVNYAITTLGIIKANSVLNELIINNCIKIFHSISSHFSGIIMVNPDYIHIKNESKNIHIHNHFMALIAMLKAYDCISSKGLFLTQEGNLRKSDVDKITKSLHTLSIQTSGKPLTVTQMTQLALYLLFITNSLSVTTNNVNSTLKHLHKMLLHPHQITQMIVHAAGKENNPLFPNPFPVNNDFIKNVLRIIKKFTNKTPDTYILIYFLESLPEIFSDLLQQIDDYYDNVRINVLAAINFLCIIGVIEIINNTIRLSDIGKIISQQDKKATQIPVRTIYINPDFSIVIPFHEIPSDISYILLAFTEITSTDVTIHAKISKIAILNAIKRGMNPETFISVLKEYAKNQLPQNIRFQLNEWIERTPSVTIKQGVILHSDKREFIDELSHSLPKGAIVERISDNHLLINESAIDTVIKFAQKKDVVMTIQLVKE